In Nitrospira sp., the following proteins share a genomic window:
- a CDS encoding DUF4321 domain-containing protein, giving the protein MRKSPWMLLLFILIGGLLGGILGEILRVMAPQEGTIQRIFTTALTPGVDPPLVINFILLKITAGFTLKMNLLTFLGMFLGVYLYKQI; this is encoded by the coding sequence ATGAGAAAATCGCCCTGGATGCTGCTGCTCTTTATCCTCATCGGGGGATTGCTGGGAGGCATTCTTGGAGAGATTCTTCGGGTGATGGCCCCGCAGGAAGGCACAATTCAGCGGATCTTCACAACTGCCCTGACACCTGGTGTTGATCCGCCCCTCGTCATCAATTTTATTTTACTAAAAATCACCGCCGGCTTTACGCTCAAAATGAACCTGCTGACCTTCCTCGGCATGTTCCTGGGCGTCTACCTCTATAAACAAATCTGA